One Verrucomicrobiia bacterium genomic region harbors:
- a CDS encoding ferredoxin codes for MSCPVKMPQTPGSPGVARRQFLRETVRTAAMTGLGVLVGGMALKTSAANTVWQIDPYKCTWCGQCATACVLQPSAVKCVQIYPMCGYCKLCTGYFEPEPNALNTAAENQLCPTGAIKRRALEDPYFEYSIDEPLCIGCAKCVKGCTLFGNGSFHLQIRHDRCVNCNECSIAVVCPAQAISRVSADQPYKFKSREHHA; via the coding sequence ATGAGCTGTCCAGTTAAAATGCCGCAAACGCCAGGGTCGCCGGGAGTGGCCCGGCGGCAATTTTTGCGGGAGACGGTGCGGACGGCGGCGATGACCGGGCTGGGGGTGCTGGTGGGGGGGATGGCCTTGAAAACCAGCGCCGCGAACACGGTTTGGCAGATTGATCCTTATAAATGCACATGGTGCGGCCAGTGTGCCACCGCCTGCGTGCTGCAACCTTCCGCGGTGAAGTGTGTGCAGATCTATCCGATGTGCGGCTATTGCAAGCTGTGCACGGGCTATTTCGAGCCGGAACCCAACGCGCTGAACACGGCGGCGGAAAACCAGCTTTGCCCCACAGGCGCCATCAAGCGGCGGGCGCTGGAGGATCCGTATTTTGAATATTCGATAGACGAGCCGCTGTGCATTGGGTGCGCCAAGTGTGTCAAGGGCTGCACGCTGTTTGGGAATGGCTCGTTCCATTTGCAAATCCGGCATGACCGGTGTGTGAATTGCAACGAGTGCTCGATTGCGGTGGTGTGTCCCGCCCAGGCCATTTCCCGGGTGTCGGCGGACCAGCCATACAAGTTCAAATCCAGGGAACATCACGCATGA
- a CDS encoding 4Fe-4S binding protein, translated as MLAGLLWAAHALRGVERFPPPDFESGYTFPATTAPPPRADFMQYVDVAVLLGALSLAAYFVLKLRSRKHVFWLTVFSMVYFGFYRKGCVCSVGSTQDVALALFNAHYALPWAVLAFFLLPLIFALFFGRVFCAAVCPLGAIQELVVVKPKTLPPWLEHGLSVLPFLYLGAGILFAATGSAFLFCQYDPFVSLYRRSGAFSMLALGGAFLLLGTMVGRPYCRFLCPYGALLSLCSRFSRHNVTLLPEDCVHCQLCDVACPYGAIREPTGLLPAPTPQQLWRRRLAMGGLAVLLVAAGGWLGRQLAVPFSKMNATVALAEQVAAEATGRAAQMTDASKAFHDTGKPVEELYATAMKIRGRFAVGGMIWGAFAGLVLGLKLLSLAQFDQRRCAFEPDPGQCVACARCYTHCPNEQARIKREQRARTIPLSAAPAGASVNKNA; from the coding sequence GTGCTGGCCGGGCTGCTGTGGGCGGCCCATGCGTTGCGGGGCGTGGAGCGATTTCCTCCGCCTGATTTTGAATCCGGTTATACGTTTCCCGCCACCACGGCGCCGCCGCCCCGGGCGGACTTCATGCAGTATGTGGATGTGGCGGTGTTGCTGGGGGCGCTGTCGCTGGCGGCGTACTTTGTGCTCAAACTGCGCTCCCGCAAGCATGTGTTCTGGCTGACGGTTTTTTCGATGGTGTATTTCGGCTTCTACCGGAAGGGTTGCGTGTGCAGTGTGGGTTCGACGCAGGACGTGGCCCTGGCCCTGTTTAACGCGCATTACGCGCTGCCATGGGCCGTGCTGGCGTTTTTCCTGCTGCCGCTGATCTTTGCGCTGTTTTTTGGGCGGGTATTTTGCGCGGCGGTCTGTCCGCTGGGCGCCATTCAAGAATTGGTGGTGGTGAAGCCCAAGACTTTGCCGCCCTGGCTGGAGCACGGTTTGAGCGTGCTGCCGTTCCTTTACCTGGGGGCCGGCATTCTTTTTGCGGCCACCGGCAGCGCGTTTCTTTTCTGCCAGTATGATCCCTTTGTTTCGTTGTACCGGCGGAGCGGGGCTTTTTCCATGTTGGCACTGGGAGGCGCCTTTTTGTTGTTGGGCACCATGGTGGGGCGGCCGTATTGCCGGTTTCTGTGCCCTTACGGGGCCTTGCTCAGCCTCTGCAGCCGTTTTTCCCGGCACAACGTCACCCTGCTGCCGGAGGATTGTGTGCATTGCCAGTTGTGCGATGTGGCGTGCCCCTACGGCGCCATTCGCGAGCCCACGGGCCTGCTGCCCGCGCCCACGCCGCAACAGCTTTGGCGGCGGCGCCTGGCCATGGGCGGGTTGGCGGTGCTGCTGGTGGCGGCCGGTGGCTGGCTGGGACGGCAGTTGGCGGTGCCGTTTTCCAAGATGAACGCCACGGTGGCGCTGGCCGAGCAAGTGGCGGCGGAGGCCACGGGACGGGCGGCGCAAATGACCGACGCCAGCAAGGCGTTTCACGACACGGGCAAGCCGGTGGAGGAATTGTATGCGACGGCGATGAAGATTCGCGGGCGGTTTGCGGTGGGCGGCATGATTTGGGGCGCCTTTGCGGGGCTGGTCCTGGGGTTGAAGCTGCTGAGCCTGGCCCAATTTGATCAACGCCGGTGCGCGTTTGAGCCGGATCCGGGGCAATGCGTCGCCTGCGCCCGATGTTACACGCATTGTCCGAATGAACAGGCCCGCATCAAACGGGAACAGCGGGCGAGAACCATTCCCTTGAGCGCGGCTCCGGCGGGCGCTTCCGTGAATAAAAATGCCTGA
- a CDS encoding twin-arginine translocation signal domain-containing protein: MKKPNPPAQETPISLTRRGFLGTLAGGAATAAAGAAPAPPPSKANPYEYKVEHLFKTDPKHLIYEMQSTFRLPVAEGRRVAVGPEDQIWVSAGKTLLVFSARLEKLREIQALDVIRAVAVEGDGTAYVAVKDHVEVFDPQGRRREPWNIPGPNAWFTGIAVAAKDVFAADARNRVVLRYDKSGRLVGRLGEKDASRKIPGLVVPSPFLDVEVGPDGLLRVTNPGRHLVETYTFDGNLVNSWGKTSMGVEGFCGCCNPINIALLPDGRYITCEKGIPRVKRYSAKGEFEGVVVGPEAFPESLRTGAALNKWDGSMAGLDAAADGQGRVLVLDQVSNTLRIMTPKKAGATS; this comes from the coding sequence ATGAAGAAGCCCAATCCACCAGCCCAGGAAACGCCCATCTCCCTGACCCGCCGCGGGTTTTTGGGTACGCTGGCCGGGGGTGCCGCCACGGCGGCGGCCGGGGCGGCTCCAGCGCCGCCCCCGTCCAAGGCGAATCCGTACGAGTACAAGGTGGAGCATCTGTTCAAAACCGATCCCAAACATTTAATTTACGAGATGCAAAGCACTTTCCGCCTGCCAGTGGCCGAGGGGCGCCGGGTGGCGGTGGGGCCGGAGGATCAGATTTGGGTGAGCGCGGGCAAAACGTTGCTGGTGTTTTCCGCGCGGCTGGAAAAGTTGCGGGAGATTCAGGCCCTGGATGTCATTCGTGCTGTGGCCGTGGAAGGGGACGGCACGGCGTATGTGGCGGTGAAGGATCATGTGGAAGTCTTTGATCCCCAAGGCCGCCGGCGGGAGCCATGGAACATACCCGGACCCAACGCCTGGTTCACCGGCATCGCGGTGGCGGCAAAGGATGTGTTTGCCGCCGATGCGCGCAACCGGGTGGTGCTGCGATATGACAAGTCCGGCCGGCTGGTTGGGCGATTGGGCGAGAAGGACGCGAGCCGCAAGATTCCGGGGCTGGTAGTGCCGAGTCCTTTCCTGGATGTGGAGGTGGGGCCGGACGGCTTGTTGCGCGTGACCAATCCGGGGCGGCATTTGGTGGAGACGTACACTTTCGACGGCAACCTGGTGAATTCGTGGGGAAAAACCAGCATGGGGGTGGAAGGTTTTTGCGGTTGCTGCAATCCCATCAACATTGCGTTGCTGCCCGATGGGCGGTATATCACCTGCGAGAAAGGGATTCCGCGGGTGAAACGGTACAGCGCCAAAGGTGAATTTGAGGGTGTGGTGGTGGGACCGGAGGCCTTTCCGGAGAGTCTGCGGACGGGCGCGGCCTTGAACAAGTGGGATGGCTCGATGGCCGGGCTGGATGCGGCGGCCGATGGGCAGGGGCGGGTGCTGGTGTTGGATCAGGTCAGCAACACGTTAAGAATTATGACGCCCAAAAAGGCGGGGGCAACCTCCTGA